Within the Mucilaginibacter sp. CSA2-8R genome, the region CTATTAATTCGTTAATCGTCACCATTCCGCTTTGCCACCGTTTAATGCGGTTTACCTGTTGTATCTCGGCACGGGTTTTTAGTTCCAGATCGGCGTAGTAGTAGTCAGGCATAAGTGATTTCATGGCGGTATGTATTTCGGTTACGCTACCATTAAGTAAAAACAGCGGGTTGGCCTTTACTAATTCAGTTAAAGCCTCGGCCATGCTGGCAGCGTAGTAGGGGCAGTCCCAGTCGTGACGGTAAGGGTTATCACCTTTAATATTTACCTTTTGTAAAGGGTGCGACAAATCCTCTATTACCTCTGCAATAGCACCACCAAAAACGTTCGTATATTCGGCCACAAAGTGGTGCCACCAGCGTGGATGCTGCGGCAGTTGTTTAAGTAAAGTATCACATACCAAAACTCTCAATGGAAAATCGGACTGAGCCGGGTCCATTACCACCAACGAAACACCAAAATGACCTTCTTGCGGCGAGTGGCGGCTATAAATAACAAAATATTGAAGTTGTGTTTCGCCGGTGCTGTACAGCGCAGCTGTGATGGCCTTAACATCATGCAACCGGTCTTCTAAATACCCATACTGAAATAGTGTAGTAAGCTGTGGTGCCGTATTGGCTTTGCATCGTTTACTCAACTCATCAAACACATTGTTGTTGGCCGACCTACTGGTAAAATGGTTACCACTGTTGTAACGCAGTTCTTCAGAATCGGCAGGGTATAAAGTTATGTCGGCGTCATCCCCGGTTTCACTTTGCTTGTTTGGCTGTATGAACCGGAACGGTACATGCATACCCTCACTTTCCATACGGCGGGCCAAATTGTAGATGCGCCGTTCAGTTGGAGCCAGCAATGGATCACCGCTTGTAATATCAAAATGTACGTCTTCAACTCCCCGGGTAAGATGCGCTGCAATTTCCGGAACTTTAAGTAACTGCTGTAGGGGATGAGGCGTGTTTAGAAAAAAATCACGCAATGCATCTTCTGCCAGATATTCCAGTAATGAGCGCTCAAAACGCAATACCGTTTTATCCTCTTCTTGCCGCACCCAGGTGTGCAAAAACTGATGCATTTCTTGCTCAAAACCGATATTAGCTGCCAGTGCATTAGCTTCGGCACAGTTGCTTAAATTATTCAATTGGTTATAGGGGAACACAATTAGATGTGTGCTACCAAAGATAGCATTTTTGGGAAGTTTTACCCTACAGAATATAATTTGTCACCGGTTTTTTACGCGCTGTAGATATAGCTGAACATATAAATCATAATACTGTGATTATAATATACTTATGTATTTCATATAACGCTTAAGATTTAAATAATCCCAATTTTTATTAGGCTTCAATTAGCATGTTATATAAAGGTAAAATTTAAGTAAACTAATAATGAAATTTTCTTAAACATCTGATGTTTAAATAAAACATCTTATATTTGCAACGTCCACGATAATCACATGGCTGTTAAAGAGAAATTAGGTGAAAAAGTAATTAAGCTGATCAGGCAAGATATTGCTACCGGGCTGTTTAAAATTGGCGAGAAAATTCCGGCCGAACCGGTACTAATGAAGCAATACCGCGTAGGCCGTTCTACCATACGCGAGGCTATTAAAACGTTGGCCGTAGCCGGAGTGCTTAAAGTTCAGCAAGGGGCCGGAACCTTTGTAAACACTCATGTAAATCCCGAAACCATTGACGAGCGTTTGCGCCGTGCCGACTTCGATGAAATTAATGAAGTGCGGGCATTGCTTGAAAACGAAATTGTGGCCCTGGCGGCTCAACATCGAACCGACGACCACATTGTAGAAATGAAGCATTGTTTGGCTGCGCGTAAGCAGGCAATACTGAGCGAACAGCAACAAGCTTGCATCGAAGCTGATATCGCGTTTCACCTGGCCATTGCCCGCGCTTCGGGCAATTCAGTTCTGGCCGACTTATATAAAAGCTTTACTATCATCATTCGCGATTTTTTTTCGCGCCGTGAAACGCAAGGTATTACCCAATTTGCCATGAGCCACTATCTGCACCAGTCTGTCTTTGAAGCCATTTACAACGGTGATGCAGACCAAGCCTGTCAAATCACTCAAAAGATATTAAATAACAACTATTAATTTTATGACTATATTAACATTCACCCTCATATTGCTGGCTGGGGCTTACCTTGCAGGCCTTGTTGGCTCACTTACCGGTTTAGGTGGTGGTGTAGTGGTTATACCACTGCTCACATTGGTTTTTCAGGTAGACATTCGCTATGCCATTGGTGCAGCGTTGCTGGCATCTATTGCAAACTCTTCGGGCGCTGCGAGTGCTTATGTAAAAGAAGGCATTACCAACATTCGTTTAGGCATGTTTTTAGAGATTGCCACTACCATTGGTGCTGTGATAGGTGCAGTGCTGGCTGTTTACACACCTACCAATACAATAGCTATACTTTTTGGTGTAATACTCTTGTTTTCGGCTGCCATGACTTTACGCCGAAAAAACCAGGAAGCGTTAACCGAAGGCAGCAAGCTGGCTGACGTGTTAAAACTGAACAATAGCTACCCTACAAAAGATGGTGAGGTACACTATAAACTTAAAAATGTAGGTGCCGGATTTTCAATCATGACGGTAGCCGGTGTTTTATCCGGCCTGTTGGGCATCGGTTCGGGCGCACTTAAAGTGTTAGCCATGGATTCGGCTATGCGCATCCCTTTTAAGGTAAGCACCACTACCAGTAACTTTATGATAGGGGTAACTGCTGCAGCAAGTGCAGTGGTATACTTACAGCGTGGATATATGGACCCAGCTATTGCCTTCCCGGTGGTATTAGGTGTTTTAGGTGGAGCATTCACAGGCTCAAAACTACTCACCCGGATGGACCCCAAAGTTCTTAAATACATTTTTTGTGTGGCTATCACATTTGTAGCTGCGGAGATGATGTACAACGGTTTCAATCACAAATTTTAATTACTTAATGATGAAGAAAGTAAAAGGCCTTTTAGGCGATCACGATATAGAAGTAATTGTAGGTACGCTTTTACGCTATGGCGTTATGACTGCCAG harbors:
- a CDS encoding FadR/GntR family transcriptional regulator codes for the protein MAVKEKLGEKVIKLIRQDIATGLFKIGEKIPAEPVLMKQYRVGRSTIREAIKTLAVAGVLKVQQGAGTFVNTHVNPETIDERLRRADFDEINEVRALLENEIVALAAQHRTDDHIVEMKHCLAARKQAILSEQQQACIEADIAFHLAIARASGNSVLADLYKSFTIIIRDFFSRRETQGITQFAMSHYLHQSVFEAIYNGDADQACQITQKILNNNY
- a CDS encoding sulfite exporter TauE/SafE family protein; amino-acid sequence: MTILTFTLILLAGAYLAGLVGSLTGLGGGVVVIPLLTLVFQVDIRYAIGAALLASIANSSGAASAYVKEGITNIRLGMFLEIATTIGAVIGAVLAVYTPTNTIAILFGVILLFSAAMTLRRKNQEALTEGSKLADVLKLNNSYPTKDGEVHYKLKNVGAGFSIMTVAGVLSGLLGIGSGALKVLAMDSAMRIPFKVSTTTSNFMIGVTAAASAVVYLQRGYMDPAIAFPVVLGVLGGAFTGSKLLTRMDPKVLKYIFCVAITFVAAEMMYNGFNHKF